CTGCCCGAAGGGTTCGGCTAAAAACGTTTTACTCTTTGTTGAATGCATTTTGCTTAGATGACTAGGCATCAATCCATTCGCCTCGATTAAAACGTTTTTAACTCGAACAAAATTCAACCAGCAAAGATCAACAGGCCCTAGGTATAAATTAATAATCTAGCTATAAATTGACCATTCATTAAGTAAATCTGATGGAATATAAAGTAGGTAAATCCTTAGAGGAATGAGGATGTTCAGTTCAATTAACGCGCTACAAATAATTCAACGACTTCGAAGAATGCGTCCATTGACAGCATTAGTAACAATGGTCACTTTCTTGTTGGGCTTTGTACTGTTATTGCCATTATTGTTACTGTTTGTCGCTGTCGGTTTCATTGGCATGACACTCTTAGGTCGCCAATATATGAACCGCCACCGTTCAAGAGCATCAGCGCCCTTTTCCGCACCTAGCCCAATCTATGACAGCTATAATATTTATCAAAATCTGGAACGCGATTGCCCCAACGAACACTCTAAAACAAGCACACTAATGCCAGAAAGCCCGATTAAGTCATGCCAAACCAATAACATAGTTAATCGCTAAAGTCGCGGTATATAGACCCTAGTGGTACTAATCGATTTGCCATCACAGCATAAATTAATGACAAAACAGCCACAGTAACACTTATGGTATTACCAACCATTCTGCCCCCCATATAAACCGTATTACAGTGCAACAAGGCTCATGAAAATAGACTTGTTGATCCCAAGCTTAAAACATTAACCAGGTTTAACGTGACATATTATGTCTTGAGGTTGCATGATGTATGTTCAATATCAGTCATCTGTATAGGCGCTCATCTTTACTCAAGCAGTTAGATAAGCCGCATTTAGGAGCCAACATGAACTTTAACCAATCATTTCAGAATGCTAATTTAAAAAGTCGCGTTACAGCCATGCACCCAATATTGGCATTACTGATGTTCTTTAGCATCGTATTCGCCACAATAGTGCTACTACCTTTTTTACTGTTATTGGGCTTATTAAGCTTTATTACGTTGAACTTATTTAAAAATAAACAGTTTAGTAAAACCATATTACGTAGCAAACAAGCTCAACAAGGTGATGCTTTCCAAGACAACGCTGGTGTGCAGCGCGAACAAGCAGCGCCTTATGCAGATATGTTTACCCGCTCTAACCCGAATCAGTCACAACACACTGGTCGCACGTTTGAGCATCAAGCGGATTAATTAACCGTTAGCAGTACTTAGTGGTCACGTTACTATTTTAATCATTAATCTAAAATGAGTATGGGCTATATTTATCTCCATATTCCCGCCATTACTCATCATACCTGCACGTAATTAACGATATTGAAGGCGGTAAACGCCTTCAATATCCACCAAAGATATCGGCCGCCTATATTTATTTTTTGTTGTAAAACATAACGTACTGCAAATGCTAATAACCTCTTAAGCATTGAATCGTGCAGATCAAACCCCAATGTTATTAGAAGGCGGGCAAATAAAGTCGCAAACCATGCCGCTACATTTGCCAGTAACATAAGCCAACAATTTGATACTTAGGAGAGGATAAAATGAACAAGACACTCATTTTAGGCGCTAGTGGACAAATCGGTAAAATGACCACAAAGCAGTTATTAGCAGATGGTCAATCAGTTATCGCTTTAGTACGAGACAAGAGTAAATTGGCTGATCTCGCCAGCGATAATCTGCGCATAGTGGAGGCAGATTTAGAACAGGACTTTAGCCAAGCATTTAACGATTGCGATCAGGTCATTTTCAGTGCCGGATCAGGTGGCAAAACAGGTGCCGACAAAACCATGTTGATTGACTTATGGGCGGCCTGTAAAGCCATTGATTACGCAAAAGCAGCTAATGTGTCACATTTTATAATGGTCAGTTCTATCGGCGCTGACGATCCCGACCAAGGTTCAGAACAAATGAAGCCTTACTTAGTTGCCAAACACATGGCCGACGAATACTTGATCAGCAGCGGGCTTAACTACACCATATTTAGACCGGGTTCATTAACCGACGATAGCGCCACAGGTAAAGTGCAAACCCAGCGGCCGAGCAGCAAAGACAAAATGACTATTCACAGAGAAGATGTTGCTCGCGCACTGACTTACGCTGTAGGAAAACCACAGCTAGGCGGCAAAATATTTGAATTATTTAATGGCAGTAAATCCCTCACTGATGTCCTAAATTAATCCATTCAGTAAGCATTCGCCTAACAACGCCATAAACACTTAAACAACATTAAGGCCAGCACAACGCTGGCCGTTTTTATTATTTTTT
This region of Shewanella livingstonensis genomic DNA includes:
- a CDS encoding SDR family oxidoreductase; protein product: MNKTLILGASGQIGKMTTKQLLADGQSVIALVRDKSKLADLASDNLRIVEADLEQDFSQAFNDCDQVIFSAGSGGKTGADKTMLIDLWAACKAIDYAKAANVSHFIMVSSIGADDPDQGSEQMKPYLVAKHMADEYLISSGLNYTIFRPGSLTDDSATGKVQTQRPSSKDKMTIHREDVARALTYAVGKPQLGGKIFELFNGSKSLTDVLN